Proteins from one Streptomyces sp. NBC_00390 genomic window:
- a CDS encoding CBS domain-containing protein, whose protein sequence is MMKHDMVGTVMTSDVVRATADTTFREIVHLLDDHRISGLPVVDGSQRVIGVISESGLLAHAAAAEDRQGAHHARWSSLIRKGQDTDPGVMTLTACRLMTRPAVYAYAHESIAEAARIMARHGIERLPVVDEENRLVGIVTRRDLLKVFLRPDAEIRRVVVEDVLDRTCWIPPATIDVEVRDGVVTVSGQLGQRSEIPPVLRLIQQVDGVVSVVDRLTCRYENHRDDRSKEPPPNLAPDRLRGEERRGVRSQ, encoded by the coding sequence ATGATGAAGCACGACATGGTCGGCACCGTGATGACGAGCGACGTCGTGCGGGCCACCGCAGACACCACATTCAGGGAGATCGTCCACCTGCTCGACGACCATCGGATCAGCGGGCTCCCTGTCGTCGACGGCAGCCAAAGGGTGATCGGCGTGATCTCCGAGAGTGGCCTACTCGCTCACGCCGCGGCGGCCGAGGACAGGCAGGGCGCACACCACGCCCGCTGGTCCTCCCTCATCAGGAAAGGCCAGGACACGGACCCCGGCGTAATGACGCTCACCGCGTGCCGGCTGATGACCCGTCCCGCCGTCTACGCCTACGCCCACGAGTCCATCGCGGAAGCGGCCCGCATCATGGCGCGGCACGGCATCGAGCGGCTTCCGGTGGTGGACGAGGAGAACCGCCTCGTCGGCATCGTCACCCGCCGCGACCTGCTGAAGGTGTTCCTGCGACCGGACGCCGAGATCCGGCGCGTCGTCGTGGAGGACGTCCTGGACCGCACCTGCTGGATCCCGCCCGCCACAATCGACGTCGAGGTGCGCGACGGCGTGGTCACGGTGAGCGGGCAGCTCGGACAGCGGAGCGAGATTCCCCCGGTCCTGCGGCTGATCCAGCAGGTCGACGGCGTGGTCTCCGTCGTCGACCGGCTCACCTGCCGCTACGAGAACCACCGTGATGACCGCTCGAAGGAGCCGCCACCGAACCTTGCGCCCGATCGACTGCGTGGCGAAGAGCGACGAGGAGTGCGATCACAATGA
- a CDS encoding Rv1733c family protein, whose product MAFDTLRARRRHNPLLRRSDVVGSWTALLLSAGLVLGAPAAGTASGWSAFAQGRAAAAERAASLHQVRAELLRDTPESIPSSDGSVTQAKYRVPVRWATPGGGVSQGVALVPEGMERGDRTDIWVDSRGKVTAPPKDDGDVLLEAFAVGAGVTAGSAAAVLVVRLAVRRTADRHRMAEWEREWISVEPKWSGRRRA is encoded by the coding sequence ATGGCTTTCGACACCCTCCGCGCGCGGCGCCGGCACAACCCGTTGCTCCGGCGGTCCGATGTGGTCGGCTCCTGGACGGCGCTGTTGCTCAGCGCGGGCCTTGTGCTCGGAGCTCCCGCCGCAGGCACGGCCTCAGGGTGGTCGGCATTCGCGCAGGGCCGGGCAGCGGCAGCGGAGCGGGCGGCGTCGCTGCACCAGGTACGGGCGGAACTCCTGAGAGACACCCCGGAATCCATCCCTTCCTCCGACGGCAGCGTGACGCAGGCGAAGTACCGGGTGCCGGTGCGCTGGGCCACCCCGGGCGGAGGTGTCTCACAGGGCGTGGCGCTGGTTCCGGAGGGCATGGAGCGCGGCGACCGCACGGACATCTGGGTGGACAGCCGGGGCAAGGTCACAGCGCCCCCCAAGGACGACGGCGACGTCCTGCTGGAGGCCTTCGCAGTCGGCGCCGGCGTCACGGCCGGGAGCGCGGCGGCCGTCCTTGTGGTCCGTCTTGCCGTGCGACGAACCGCCGACCGGCACAGGATGGCGGAGTGGGAACGCGAGTGGATCAGCGTGGAACCGAAGTGGAGCGGACGACGGCGGGCCTGA
- a CDS encoding bifunctional acetate--CoA ligase family protein/GNAT family N-acetyltransferase, which translates to MTETVNASQQVHALLTDGSTVRIRPVLPGDHERVLRLYDGVSTENLRLRFFTANRNSARQSADRLCAPATPGRRALLAESGDELVGVAEYDTLPGTGTEAEVGLAVSDHWHHRRAGTLLLEHLVSLARADGIIQFCAEALAENHAMLKVFADLGLQTTRHFDGPEVHCTVRLAEDETYLSAVDLRGRTADVASLRPLLRPRSVAVIGPGRHPGSVGRAVLRKLRHGGFTGRLFAVHPHAPVVLGTPTYPNVQALPLTPDLAVLAVRASAVPLAAEECGKRGVRGLLVVSSGLDARQAGALRSACRWYGMRLVGPNCLGIANTDRSVGLDATFAADPPEPGSAGVAVQSGGVGIALLGGLSRLGIGVSTFVSLGDKYDVSGNDLLQWWECDDRTDLALLHLESFGNPRTFSRTARRVTRRMPVLTVDAGRTDAGRRAAASHTAAAATSTMTRQALFTQAGITATRSIAELLETAALLHAQPLPGGRRIAVVSNAGGTGVLAADACAEAGLTVPPLPSAVTAALLTELPHGAVADNPIDTTAAVSEDQLRACLSVLSAAEEVDAVLVSLVPTAVAAATGDRLPRAVTCLPRDLACPIVAVLPDQEASVRLLPAESGSIPAYADPQAAAHALAHAVSRAKWLSRDAGRIPPLEGIHSARAAGIAAAYLSAHPEGGWLEPRDGAALLDCYGIPRLPWGWAENEDEAVREAERLSGPDGPVVLKAYVPGMIHKTEQHAVRLDLRGDAQIRAAHRDFVTRFHGRLAGVLVQPLAEGGLELLAGVVQDDVFGPLVLFGLGGTATEVLADHAARLAPLTDQDVHDLISAPRCAPLLLGHRGAKPVDVGCLEQLLLRLSRLAGDLPELAEADFNPVIAGPDGAAVADVRIRLTPSRTYDAYLRRLR; encoded by the coding sequence ATGACCGAGACAGTGAACGCATCTCAGCAGGTCCACGCGCTGCTCACCGACGGAAGCACGGTGCGCATCCGTCCGGTCCTGCCCGGAGACCATGAGCGCGTTCTGCGGCTGTACGACGGGGTGTCCACGGAGAACCTGCGGCTGCGCTTCTTCACCGCGAACCGGAACTCCGCACGCCAGTCCGCCGACCGGCTCTGCGCTCCTGCCACTCCCGGCCGCCGGGCCCTGCTCGCCGAGTCAGGCGACGAGCTCGTGGGAGTCGCCGAGTACGACACGCTGCCGGGCACCGGAACCGAGGCAGAGGTAGGGCTCGCCGTCTCCGATCACTGGCACCACCGGAGAGCCGGCACGCTGCTGCTGGAGCACCTTGTCTCCCTGGCCAGGGCAGACGGAATCATCCAGTTCTGTGCCGAGGCCCTGGCGGAGAACCACGCGATGCTCAAGGTCTTCGCCGACCTGGGGCTTCAGACGACCAGGCATTTCGACGGACCCGAGGTGCACTGCACGGTGCGCCTCGCCGAGGACGAGACGTATCTCTCCGCCGTCGACCTGCGCGGCAGGACGGCCGACGTCGCCAGTCTCCGTCCGCTGCTGCGGCCTCGCTCGGTCGCAGTGATCGGTCCCGGGCGCCACCCCGGATCGGTCGGCCGAGCTGTCCTGCGGAAACTGCGCCACGGCGGATTCACCGGCCGGCTCTTCGCGGTACATCCGCATGCGCCCGTCGTCCTGGGCACCCCCACCTACCCGAACGTCCAGGCTCTTCCTCTCACCCCCGATCTGGCCGTCCTTGCCGTGCGCGCCTCGGCCGTGCCCCTCGCCGCCGAAGAATGCGGCAAGCGTGGGGTGCGGGGCCTGCTCGTGGTGTCCTCGGGCCTCGATGCGCGGCAGGCCGGGGCACTGCGGTCTGCCTGTCGCTGGTACGGAATGCGACTGGTCGGCCCCAACTGCCTGGGGATCGCCAACACGGACCGAAGCGTCGGTCTCGACGCGACGTTCGCGGCCGATCCCCCGGAGCCCGGCTCGGCCGGCGTCGCCGTGCAGTCGGGCGGTGTCGGCATCGCTCTGCTCGGCGGCCTGTCCCGTCTCGGTATCGGCGTGTCCACGTTCGTCTCCCTCGGAGACAAGTACGACGTGAGCGGCAACGACCTGCTCCAGTGGTGGGAGTGCGACGACCGCACCGATCTGGCGCTGCTCCACCTCGAGTCCTTCGGCAATCCACGGACGTTCTCACGGACCGCCCGCCGGGTGACCCGGCGGATGCCCGTGCTGACCGTCGACGCCGGCCGCACGGACGCGGGCCGACGCGCGGCGGCGTCGCACACGGCCGCCGCAGCAACTTCGACGATGACCCGTCAGGCACTGTTCACCCAGGCAGGCATCACCGCCACGCGCAGCATCGCCGAACTGCTCGAGACCGCGGCACTTCTGCACGCCCAACCTCTGCCGGGCGGACGCCGGATCGCGGTGGTCAGCAATGCCGGCGGCACGGGTGTGCTCGCCGCCGACGCCTGTGCGGAGGCGGGTCTCACCGTGCCTCCGCTGCCGTCGGCAGTGACCGCCGCGCTCCTCACAGAGCTCCCCCACGGCGCGGTCGCCGACAACCCGATCGATACGACGGCCGCCGTCTCCGAGGACCAGCTGCGGGCCTGCCTCTCCGTACTGTCCGCGGCTGAAGAGGTCGACGCGGTGCTCGTGTCGCTCGTGCCGACCGCAGTGGCCGCGGCGACCGGCGACCGTCTCCCGCGGGCGGTCACCTGCCTGCCACGCGACCTCGCGTGCCCGATCGTCGCCGTACTGCCGGACCAGGAAGCGTCCGTACGGCTCCTTCCCGCCGAGAGCGGCTCGATTCCCGCCTACGCGGACCCGCAGGCCGCCGCCCATGCGCTCGCGCACGCGGTCTCCCGTGCCAAGTGGCTGAGCCGGGACGCCGGACGCATCCCCCCGCTCGAAGGAATCCACAGCGCACGTGCTGCAGGAATCGCAGCGGCGTATCTCAGTGCCCATCCAGAAGGCGGCTGGCTCGAACCACGAGACGGCGCCGCGCTGCTGGACTGCTACGGGATACCCCGGCTCCCCTGGGGGTGGGCCGAGAACGAGGACGAGGCCGTCCGGGAAGCAGAGCGTCTTTCGGGACCGGACGGGCCGGTGGTCCTCAAGGCGTACGTGCCCGGAATGATCCACAAGACCGAACAGCATGCGGTACGCCTCGACCTGCGCGGGGACGCACAGATCCGGGCAGCGCACCGCGACTTCGTCACCCGGTTCCACGGTCGACTGGCAGGTGTCCTCGTCCAGCCGCTGGCAGAAGGGGGGCTTGAGCTGCTGGCCGGTGTGGTCCAGGACGACGTCTTCGGCCCGCTGGTCCTGTTCGGGCTGGGCGGTACGGCCACCGAGGTGCTCGCCGATCACGCCGCGCGGCTGGCACCCCTCACCGACCAGGATGTCCACGACCTGATCAGCGCACCGCGCTGTGCCCCACTGCTGCTCGGCCACCGGGGCGCCAAGCCAGTGGATGTCGGCTGCCTTGAGCAACTTCTGCTGCGCCTGTCGCGGCTCGCCGGCGACCTGCCGGAGCTGGCCGAGGCCGACTTCAATCCCGTGATCGCCGGGCCTGACGGCGCTGCCGTCGCCGATGTCCGCATCCGGCTGACGCCCTCGCGGACCTACGACGCCTATCTGCGCCGACTCCGCTGA
- a CDS encoding CBS domain-containing protein yields MRHRKVRELMTRDVVRVRQDAPFKEIVRLLTEHQVTALPVVDDQDRPLGVVSEKDLLRKSTDQSGSADLLPLPDPEAWERAKAEGTKAEELMSAPAVCARPEWSVVEAARLMEVQNVKRLPVVDESDKLIGIVSRRDLLGVFLRDDEAIRLEIVQDVLARTLRRDPSSITVEVREGQVVLTGSVPFKGMLAAVDRMCMSVDGVVSVSDHLSFDVDDTA; encoded by the coding sequence ATGCGACACCGCAAAGTCAGGGAGCTCATGACACGCGACGTCGTCCGCGTGCGCCAGGACGCACCCTTCAAGGAGATCGTGCGACTTCTCACCGAGCACCAGGTCACCGCCCTCCCCGTGGTGGACGATCAGGACCGTCCACTCGGCGTGGTCTCCGAGAAGGACCTGCTGCGGAAGTCCACCGACCAGTCCGGATCCGCCGACCTGCTCCCGCTGCCGGACCCGGAGGCCTGGGAACGGGCGAAGGCCGAAGGCACGAAGGCCGAAGAGCTGATGTCCGCTCCCGCTGTGTGCGCCCGCCCCGAGTGGTCAGTGGTCGAAGCGGCGCGCCTGATGGAGGTGCAGAACGTCAAGCGGCTGCCGGTGGTCGACGAGTCGGACAAGCTCATCGGCATCGTCAGCCGGCGCGATCTGCTGGGTGTCTTCTTGCGCGACGACGAGGCCATCCGCCTCGAAATCGTCCAGGACGTACTCGCCCGCACCCTCAGGCGGGATCCTTCCTCGATCACCGTTGAAGTACGGGAAGGACAGGTCGTACTGACCGGATCTGTGCCGTTCAAAGGCATGCTTGCGGCCGTCGACCGCATGTGCATGAGCGTCGACGGAGTGGTCTCGGTCTCGGACCACCTGTCCTTCGATGTGGACGACACCGCGTGA
- a CDS encoding flavodoxin domain-containing protein — MRPSALVAYGSKNGSTAEIARWIASVLRDNGIDADARSAHEIQDVGPYDAVVLGGALYAGRWHRDARRFARRHHRELAARPVWLFSSGPLDPSASERDIPPVAGARRAAHRLDAEEHVTFGGRLEEGASGWVARMILQQGRGGDFRDVARISRWAETIAADLVAGRT, encoded by the coding sequence ATGAGGCCTTCGGCACTCGTCGCCTACGGCAGCAAGAACGGCTCGACAGCCGAAATCGCGCGATGGATCGCCTCCGTCCTCCGCGACAACGGTATCGACGCAGACGCCCGGTCCGCCCACGAGATCCAGGACGTCGGCCCGTACGACGCCGTCGTGCTCGGTGGTGCGCTGTACGCGGGTCGCTGGCACCGGGACGCCCGGCGCTTCGCGCGCCGCCACCACCGAGAACTGGCCGCACGCCCGGTATGGCTCTTCAGCAGCGGTCCTCTCGACCCCTCGGCATCGGAGCGCGACATTCCCCCGGTGGCGGGGGCCCGTCGGGCGGCCCACAGGCTGGATGCGGAGGAACATGTCACGTTCGGCGGGCGGCTCGAGGAAGGAGCGAGCGGCTGGGTCGCCCGGATGATCCTTCAACAAGGACGTGGCGGGGACTTTCGCGACGTCGCGCGGATCAGCCGCTGGGCCGAGACCATCGCTGCCGATCTGGTGGCAGGACGGACGTGA
- a CDS encoding hydrogenase maturation protease: MTTTSRRIALIGVGNDFRHDDAIGWVVVERLRTRTLPPGTRLLTCDADPGRLIGCWEDADLAVVVDAAHAHPGHPGRVHRLELGAHEVAHAPAASSHGLGLGEAVELARVLGRLPGRLVIYAVEGADSSLGRGLSPAVAGVVESLARRVEDEITRHCEATASG; encoded by the coding sequence ATGACAACGACCAGCAGGCGAATCGCTCTCATCGGCGTCGGTAACGATTTCAGGCACGACGACGCGATCGGCTGGGTCGTTGTGGAGCGGCTGCGCACTCGGACGCTGCCGCCGGGCACCCGGCTCCTGACGTGTGATGCGGACCCGGGCCGACTGATCGGATGCTGGGAGGACGCGGACCTGGCCGTCGTCGTCGACGCGGCACACGCACACCCCGGTCACCCGGGCCGAGTGCACCGGCTGGAACTCGGTGCCCACGAGGTGGCCCACGCTCCCGCCGCAAGCTCACACGGACTCGGGCTCGGCGAGGCCGTCGAGCTCGCACGGGTACTCGGCCGCCTCCCGGGAAGGCTCGTGATCTATGCCGTCGAGGGCGCGGACTCCTCCCTGGGCCGTGGGCTCTCGCCCGCTGTCGCCGGCGTGGTCGAATCACTGGCGCGGAGGGTCGAGGACGAGATCACCCGTCACTGCGAGGCCACGGCAAGCGGTTGA